The Tenuifilum thalassicum genome includes the window AGGTGCGCTTTTGGGTACCATAATTATGGCTTTTTGTCCTTGTGCAGCACAAATCCCTGCAAGCGACGATCCTGCGTTTCCAGTAGATGCAGCCACAATTGTACTTATGCCATTTTCTTTTGCATACGCTGAAACTACCGACGAGGCCCTGTCTTTAAACGAAAAGGTTGGGTTTTGGGAATCGTCCTTTAGGTAAAGCTGAAAGGGAAGTCTTTTGCCATCAATGTCAGTAAAACGATATAAAGGTGTGTTGCCAACCTTTAGCATGGGCAAAGAATCAGGCGATATTATTGGCATTAAATCCCAAAAGTTGTTGGAAATAACCTTTTCCGCTGAACTTTTAAGGACATCAAAATCGTAAATTGCCTTCAGAACTCCCTTAGGTGGGGTAGTGGTAGTGTTCAATTTGCTACATTCTGGACAAAGATAAAGTTCAGGCGATGGCGAAAATTCTCTACCACAACCTGAACATTTAAGGGTGAACTTATCGTTCATGGTAATTGCTTACTTCTACTTTTTTAAAAGACCAACACGTTCGTTAAATTCTTCAATTAGTTCGTCCCACCTGTGGATTTGACCAAAGAGTTTAGGCCAAAGTTCACGGTCGTACCACATGCTGTTAAGGTCCTCTATTTCTTTTTCTTGCTGCTCAACCCAGGTGAAATATTTAAGGTTATGAATGGCTTTGCGGTCGTAATAGGTTAGCTCGTTCATCCAATCGGTTGATGCTCCCATAATGCATTTTTCAAAATCCTTAGCAGCTTGGATTTGTGAGTAGTTACCGCGTTCATCTCTTAGCTCTTCTAGCCTCGATTGATACATCTCGGCAGAATCGGTTGCAATGGTAAAAATTACATCCTCCGATGTTAGCTCAAAGAATTTGGCTGTTTTAATGGCAGAAAGCATGTTGCTTATACCAGAGATGCCTAAAAGGTGAAGATTGTTCGCTATTTCGGCAGGAACACCCGAATTGATGAGCTGTTTAACACCTTCGGGTTCATTGAATAACCTGAAAATGCGCATGCAATCCTCATCGTCGATAGCGGTAATCACATCGGTGTTTTTCACGTTGTGAATCCAGGGAACATGCTTATCGCCAATTCCCTCAATGCGATGCCCTCCAAAACCGTTTAGATAAAGGGTAGGGCACTGCTGTGCTTCCGATGCCACAACTTTTATATGCGGTGCAATGGTTCTTAGGTAGTCGCCAGCAGCGATTGTTCCGGCTGAACCAGTTGCAGAAACGTATGCCGCCATATTGTTTTTACCACCAAGAGAGTTAAACACCTCCTCAATGGCTTTACCGGTAATGTTGTAGTGCCATGCGGCATTTCCAAACTCATCGAACTGGTTAAATATTACGTAATCGGGTTTTGTTCTGCGAATCTCCCAACACTTGTCGTAAATCTCCTTAACATTCGATTCACAACCAGGAGTGGCAATAACCTCTGAACCTACATAGTCGCGAAGCCAGGTGAAACGTTCCCTACTCATCTCTTCTGGAAGGATGGCAACCGATTCGGTTCCCATTAGCTTGGAATCGAATGCCCCACCACGACAGTAATTTCCTGTTGAAGGCCATACCGCTTTTTGTGTTGTTGGGTCAAAGCCACCAGTAATAATACGAGGTGCTAAACAACCGTATGCTGCTCCCACCTTATGTGCTCCTGTTGGGAACCATTTGCCAAGCAAGAGTATTATTCGCGCATTTACACCTGTAAGTTCCTTGGGTAACTCTATATAGTTAACCTTACCAAAAAGACCACCCTTCTCCTTGGGTTCATTTTTCCATGTTATTCTAAAAAGATTAAGGGGATTGATTTCCCATAACCCAATATTTTTAAGCTGCTCCTTAATACTTTCGGGTATCAGCTCAGGGTTTTGCTGTTGTCGAAATGTAGGTAGAATGATACCTTTTTCCCGAAACCGTTTAACAGCATTTTCCAATGCTTTAGGATTGGTTACTCTGTCAATTATCTCTATCATAGTTGTAGTTGAAAATTTTTTATAAAGATAAATACTATATCTGAAGTTTCTATCAAAGTATATTAAAAAAGAAAAATGTGTAACTTTATTTTGATTTAAGTAGAAAAATATTATTTTTGCAAATGGTGTTTAATGATTTTCTATTTCAAAGCAAGTTACAACTTTGTTTTAAAATATTAAACTTACAGCTATGAGAGGAATCGATGAAATTGACAGAAAGTTGCTCAATATTCTTCAGGATAATAGCAGGATCACAATCCGTGAGCTTTCGGAAAAGTTGCATCTATCTACAACTCCCATTCATGAGCGCATAAAAAAGCTTGAAAGGAATGGTTATATAAAAAAGTATATAACGTTACTCGACCCAAAAGTTTTAGGGAAAAAGTTAACGGTTTTTATCTCAGTCTCCCTTTCAAGTCACACCAAGGAAGTGGTTGACGAGTTTGAAAATGAGGTAAAAAAGCTTCCTGAAGTTATGGAGTGTTACTACGTGTCGGGCAGTTTCGATTTCCTTATCAAGGTACAATGTTACGATATGGAAGATTACCACAACTTTGTGATTCATAAGTTCTCGGTAATAAAAAATATTACCCAGTTCTATAGCTCGTTTGTAATGTCGGAAGCAAAACAATCGTATAAATACGAGTTGTAGAAAGTTTATTTTATCTACTTTCGGTTAATGCTTTATGATAGATTTCATTAAGCATTGTGGTGGTTTTCGATATGCTGAAATTTTCTTGTATAAGTTTTGATATTTTTTCTGAATGAACCTTATATGATGTTCTATTAAGGTAGTAGTTCGAAAGCGTGGTTAAAATTATAGATTCGGTTGGTGCAACTCCATCTACGTTTACAAAATTATTCGAGGAATAGAATTGAAAGTTTTGTGTTGTAATTACTTCGCCCATTCGCTTATTGTTTGCTGATAATAGATTCGAGCCTCGAGCTAATGATTCTATAGCAACTCGTCCAACACCAACAACTAATTCTGGAAAAGTATCCAGAAATTCTAAATTTTCAATGAGTCCACTATATATAATAAATCTATCATTATACCTGATATTGGTGTCTTCAATCAAATGCTTGAGATTATCAACCTCTTCGCCTTCGCCATAAATTTTTAGCTTGATATTATAATGTTTACCCTTTAGCTTTATTATGGCATTGATAATAAGCTTAATTGTTTCAAAATGTCTTTTGTCTATTCGGCTAAAATAACCAATGGTAAAGGGCTCGATTTGTGGTTGTGTTATGGGAAGTGGTATTCCATTTGGAATAACAATCGATTTATGTCGAATTGAATTATAATTTTTAGAATTTTCCATTACCCTATTGCTAACAAATATTATTTGTTTTAAAAGTCGTTGTGAAAGGATTGAACGCAAGTCGTGCTTTGTCCTGCCGTGCACAGTGGCTATTACTGATGTGCGTGTCATCCATCCAGCAATACATGCTGATATAATAGGTAGTCGTTGGTGTGCATGTATAATATTTATTCTTTTAGTTAGGATGATGAAAACTATAACAGCAACATGAAAAAACAAAAGCTTGCTGGCGAACTTGGGTAGCTGAATATAGTTAACATGGTTGCTAAGCAAATGCATTTGCCTTCCACGTTGGGATAAGAGATAAACTTGTTGGCCAAGTGCAGCTTGATGATTACAAAGTTCTCTTACATGGTTTTCTGCCCCACCAAAATCGAACCGGCCAACAATCTGTAATATGCGCATTAGATGAATAGCATTTAAGTTGCTAATTAAAGTAATTACTTTATGTCACATTAAATGTTTGTTCATTTATAAAGCATTTCAGGTTCCGGATACAAAAATCCAGATTCCATATTCGAAATTTAGGATTTTAGAATATGGATTCCAAGTTCAGGGGCCTTAACTATTGGTTAGTTTAGGTGAAATAAATAACCAAGCAAATCTGCTTAATCTGAACTTTTAATGTTCCAAACTTAAGAGCTGCCACTCCCTCAGATTTATCAGCATGACAAAGGCATTCTGCACCCTACAAAATAACTTATTCCTATAACTTCTTTTAATTTCTTCAAACCTTTCTGTTTCCTTTCGAATATTTTCGCTTTGTTCCGACAAATTCTTTAAGCTGCATTCATTCCCCGTAATGGGTATACTCTTTAAACACCCATCACCTGTTTTGCTCCTTCCAAAATCACGCTCATCTCTGCAGCATGTTGAAATTGGATTTGCCTAACGCAAGGTGTTAACGCTTTTGCTTCATTAAGTTTAAAGGTTTTCTTATCGAATCGGGCATATACATGGTCGGTTTCATAGATATACTCTTCGGTGGTTTCGGTTAGAGTTTTTATGCCACCTTTTTGTTTAAAAATCAGAACGTTTCTGTCTTTTAACAGGCTTAACATGTAGCCCTCTTCATTCTCTTTAAACGATTTTATGGTAAGGTGAAATTTGGGTTTATCCATGTATGGTGCACCTTGAGTAGGACAGAACGTTGAGCAGTTTCCACATTCGTTACAGAAATTGGCTATGTTAAGTATTTGAACCTCTTGCTTGACCTCAAAGGTAAAGTCGGGTTGAATCTCAGTGGTTCCATCGGAACCAACCAGTACCTTCTCAAGCTGAAACCGAACGGGTTTAATGGTGTAGGCAAAGTTTGCCATATTGGGGCAAACGGTGGTGCAGATATTGCACACCTCATCGCAGTGTAAGCATCGAGAACTCTCTTTGGTTATGGTGTGCACATCGGGGGTTTGGCTGACCAGGTTGAAAGTTCTGCTCAGCTTAGCCGAAGGCTCTTTGTGGGTGTAGCCGTACTTCCTTTCGGTACGTTTTATCATTAGCTCGCGGTAGCTATGTTTTTTGTCAGGTATAGGCGATTCTAGCTTGGATAATCCGCTATTGGTTATTATCTGCTCGGCAGCTTTTCGACCATCTCCTATTGCCTTAATTGCAGTTGCTGCACCACGAAGTGCGTCGCCACCAATGTAAACATTGCCAATTAAAGTTTTGTAGTTGCGGGTATCGGCTTTTAGCAGTTCGGTAGGCACAAAATCGATATCAAGAGCCTGTCCAACAGCTGGAATAATGGTATTGCATTCAATCTGAAACTCTGAGCCTTCAAGTTTTACTGGTTTTGGTCGTCCCTTTGAGTCGGTGCCTTCTAGCTTCATCTTACTGCAAAGTAAGGCTTTAACCTTTCCGTTCTCGGCAATCACCTTTTCAGGACTAGCAAGCTCAATGATTTCAACACCTTCTGCAATTACGGCCTTAATCTCTCCTTCATCGGCAGGCATTTCGTTTATGGTACGTCGATATACAACGGTTACCTCGCCGTCGGGCCCAACAAGTCGGTGAGCAGTTCGGGCTGCATCCATGGCAGTATTACCACCACCAATAATAACAACTTGTTTGCCTATATCTTTTATCTCACCACTTTTAACCCCGATTAAGAATGTTAGCGGGTCGATAACACCTTTGGAATCTATTCCATCAATTTGAAACGGCGCCGATTTTTGAGCACCTGCTGAAATGTACAAATAATTGTATTCATCCTTAAGCTTGCTAAACTCATCGCGAGTTACTTTATGGTTATAGGTGATTTTAACACCAAGCTGTTCAATCCTGCTAATATCCTTATCGATGGCCTCATCGGTTAATCGGAAACCAGGGATAGCATAACGAACCATTCCGCCAGCTTTCGATTTGCTTTCAAAAACATCTACCTTAAAACCATGAAGGGCTAGATAGAACGCACACGATAGCCCCGATGGTCCAGCTCCTATAATGCATACCTTTTTCCCGTTTGGCTGTGGTGCCGATAGTTTAATATCTGCATTTTCAGCAATAAAGCGTTTTATATCACGTATTTGTAAGGAGTTATCGTAGTTGATACGGGTACATTTATTCTGACAAAGGTGGTCGCAGACCATTCCAGTAGTGTTTGGAAAAGGGTTGGTTCGCAGAATAACCTCAAGCGCCTTAGGGTAGTTACCCTCTGAAGCAAAATGCATGTAGGCAGGAATATCCTGATTGGTCGCACAGGTATCGACACAAGGTGCTGCTATGCAGTCGAAGTAATCGAGTTTGCGGGCAGTTTTTATTGACGGAGACTTAAAGTTCTCATTTTGGTAACGCTTGTTCGATAGCGTTTCCTCGGCATATGCATTTAGGTTTTCAAGTGCATGATCGCCAGATGGCCAAGATATGTTGTTGTCACCAAAGCTGTCCTTTAAATTGCTGATATACTGTTTTAAGCGACCATAGCCACCAGGTTTAAGCAAATCCGACGATACCGTGACTGTTTTGAACCCACATCCCATGACCTGTGAAATATTAAAAGTATCAGCTCCTGCTGAGAATGACATGAGTAGCTTGCCACCAAATTCATTCTGAAGCTTTTTAGCCAGGTTGATGGATATCGGATGTAAGGCCCTACCGCTCATGTACATCATATCGACATCTGATGGGAAAACATGTTTATTATTAACACTTTCGAGAGTGTTTGTCAGTTTTACGCCAAAGAACAGGTTGAGCTTTTCGGCATCAGCATTAAGGGCTTTAATTAGCTTAAGCGCATCGGGGTATTTCAGGTCGTGCTCAAAAGCGATATCAGGGACTTCGGTTTTAAAATCCAGCTTGTGGTTTAGAATTTCTCTCAGTTTTTCGCTTCCTAAAAGGGTTGGATTTAGCTTTACGAATGTGTGTAGCTTTCTTTCGGTAAGCAGATAGCGTGCAATATCTTCAATTTCGTTTGCCGGACAACCATGCATGGTTGAAAGGGTGATGTTATCGGAAAGCTTAGTGGGGATATGAACCTTCTTAATTTCTGGATATAAATGGCTAATCTTATCAACCATCTCGTTAATTTCAGTGGCAGCATTTGACATCTTGTCCAAAAACCATTGGACATTTGGCTTTTTGATACCTTCCAGGTTATAGCCAACGCTCATGTTGAATATGGCATTTGGGCTATCGCCAAAGCCAAGCTTGTGGCTTAACAGATGAATGATAATCCAGGCTTTTAGATACTCGTTGAAACTCTCCTCAACCTTAAGTTCCTGCGACCATTCGCAGTTGTATCCTTCGTCCTGCATATCGATACAGGGTTTTGCTATTTCCAGCTCATCGAGCGTTTGGATGGTTTTAAGTTCAATGTAACGGGCTCCCATTAACCAAGCCACAATTATGTTTAGTGCCATCTGGGTATGTGGACCTGCTGCAACACCAATAGGCGTATCAATTTGCTGACCAAAAATGTTAGCTGGCAATCGGCCATGATTTGGGTTGAAAAAGAGTTCGGCAGGATAGCCAAAAATGCTGTTATTCCTTTCAAATTCTTTTAGAATTATTCCAAGAAGTCGATCTACAGGTATAGGAGAAAATTTATCACTCATTTTTAATAGATTTTTTACAAAACTAAAAAATTCAATGCACTATGTTAACTTTGTATGGATTTATGTTGATAATTAGTAAAGAATTTTATT containing:
- a CDS encoding glycosyltransferase, yielding MRILQIVGRFDFGGAENHVRELCNHQAALGQQVYLLSQRGRQMHLLSNHVNYIQLPKFASKLLFFHVAVIVFIILTKRINIIHAHQRLPIISACIAGWMTRTSVIATVHGRTKHDLRSILSQRLLKQIIFVSNRVMENSKNYNSIRHKSIVIPNGIPLPITQPQIEPFTIGYFSRIDKRHFETIKLIINAIIKLKGKHYNIKLKIYGEGEEVDNLKHLIEDTNIRYNDRFIIYSGLIENLEFLDTFPELVVGVGRVAIESLARGSNLLSANNKRMGEVITTQNFQFYSSNNFVNVDGVAPTESIILTTLSNYYLNRTSYKVHSEKISKLIQENFSISKTTTMLNEIYHKALTESR
- a CDS encoding Lrp/AsnC family transcriptional regulator, whose amino-acid sequence is MRGIDEIDRKLLNILQDNSRITIRELSEKLHLSTTPIHERIKKLERNGYIKKYITLLDPKVLGKKLTVFISVSLSSHTKEVVDEFENEVKKLPEVMECYYVSGSFDFLIKVQCYDMEDYHNFVIHKFSVIKNITQFYSSFVMSEAKQSYKYEL
- a CDS encoding pyridoxal-phosphate dependent enzyme; protein product: MIEIIDRVTNPKALENAVKRFREKGIILPTFRQQQNPELIPESIKEQLKNIGLWEINPLNLFRITWKNEPKEKGGLFGKVNYIELPKELTGVNARIILLLGKWFPTGAHKVGAAYGCLAPRIITGGFDPTTQKAVWPSTGNYCRGGAFDSKLMGTESVAILPEEMSRERFTWLRDYVGSEVIATPGCESNVKEIYDKCWEIRRTKPDYVIFNQFDEFGNAAWHYNITGKAIEEVFNSLGGKNNMAAYVSATGSAGTIAAGDYLRTIAPHIKVVASEAQQCPTLYLNGFGGHRIEGIGDKHVPWIHNVKNTDVITAIDDEDCMRIFRLFNEPEGVKQLINSGVPAEIANNLHLLGISGISNMLSAIKTAKFFELTSEDVIFTIATDSAEMYQSRLEELRDERGNYSQIQAAKDFEKCIMGASTDWMNELTYYDRKAIHNLKYFTWVEQQEKEIEDLNSMWYDRELWPKLFGQIHRWDELIEEFNERVGLLKK
- the ygfK gene encoding putative selenate reductase subunit YgfK; the encoded protein is MSDKFSPIPVDRLLGIILKEFERNNSIFGYPAELFFNPNHGRLPANIFGQQIDTPIGVAAGPHTQMALNIIVAWLMGARYIELKTIQTLDELEIAKPCIDMQDEGYNCEWSQELKVEESFNEYLKAWIIIHLLSHKLGFGDSPNAIFNMSVGYNLEGIKKPNVQWFLDKMSNAATEINEMVDKISHLYPEIKKVHIPTKLSDNITLSTMHGCPANEIEDIARYLLTERKLHTFVKLNPTLLGSEKLREILNHKLDFKTEVPDIAFEHDLKYPDALKLIKALNADAEKLNLFFGVKLTNTLESVNNKHVFPSDVDMMYMSGRALHPISINLAKKLQNEFGGKLLMSFSAGADTFNISQVMGCGFKTVTVSSDLLKPGGYGRLKQYISNLKDSFGDNNISWPSGDHALENLNAYAEETLSNKRYQNENFKSPSIKTARKLDYFDCIAAPCVDTCATNQDIPAYMHFASEGNYPKALEVILRTNPFPNTTGMVCDHLCQNKCTRINYDNSLQIRDIKRFIAENADIKLSAPQPNGKKVCIIGAGPSGLSCAFYLALHGFKVDVFESKSKAGGMVRYAIPGFRLTDEAIDKDISRIEQLGVKITYNHKVTRDEFSKLKDEYNYLYISAGAQKSAPFQIDGIDSKGVIDPLTFLIGVKSGEIKDIGKQVVIIGGGNTAMDAARTAHRLVGPDGEVTVVYRRTINEMPADEGEIKAVIAEGVEIIELASPEKVIAENGKVKALLCSKMKLEGTDSKGRPKPVKLEGSEFQIECNTIIPAVGQALDIDFVPTELLKADTRNYKTLIGNVYIGGDALRGAATAIKAIGDGRKAAEQIITNSGLSKLESPIPDKKHSYRELMIKRTERKYGYTHKEPSAKLSRTFNLVSQTPDVHTITKESSRCLHCDEVCNICTTVCPNMANFAYTIKPVRFQLEKVLVGSDGTTEIQPDFTFEVKQEVQILNIANFCNECGNCSTFCPTQGAPYMDKPKFHLTIKSFKENEEGYMLSLLKDRNVLIFKQKGGIKTLTETTEEYIYETDHVYARFDKKTFKLNEAKALTPCVRQIQFQHAAEMSVILEGAKQVMGV